GGTGCCCTTCATGCTAATCACGGATGTTTGCCTGTTCCAATCGAGTGCAGTCAGCACATGGCTGACTATATACACTTCGTTCTGGCTGGATTTGCTGATCAATCAAAAGTTTGTTCTATTCTGTCAGGTTACTCGATTCTGGTCTTCTTCTAAATCTCTACTCTAATCATTTTGTTTTAAGCAATCAGTGGTTCACATGTCCGCTTTGTTTCATGCATTCCATCTTTGTCAACTGTGGACGGTTTACTGTGAACGGGCAGCGGTTTTTAGGTGAGTATTGGGTCCTAGAGAAGTCCACGAACGAATAACATGTAAATGCAAATGCAAATGCAAATGCAAATGAGCCACCTTTATATTTTCACATGATAGTTCGTCCGTTACAGTTCCACAACAGCTTTCGCACATCTCTTAGATTTTTGGGCAAGGGTAACACCAGCCATCCTGCAGCTCTTAAATCACTCCAAAGTGGTCGGTTATATATTTTACAAACATTGTATACATTGCATTATTCGTCTACCGTACATTTTTATGTCCTTAAAAGAGTACATTATGTTCTAGCTTGCGGACATGGTGAATCTTCACTTCTTGAACACCATTCAAGCTCTGCAGCAGGTGAACTCCGCCCTCCTATGTCAGCTTTATCCTATGTGGGCGCCGATTCTTACTGCTTACCACAGCCAAATTCCTAATCAGCTAAGGTGTGTGGAATTAGAGCTTGTTTTCATACTACCGTACAACTGCGTCGATGAAAGAGTTAATTAGAActtatttctagaagtttgtgttttttcttttcctaactAAACTATTGATGACAGCGCGCTTTTTGCGTATCTGACGTCAATCGACTTTTAGGAGCTATATTTAAGACAATAatctaaataataaatactaaacCCGttaaatacgagaaaaaacttcaaaaaaaagggaatcaTGAGAAACAACCGATGATAAGTGTGTCTGACCAcacgaccaaaaaaaaaaaacagctagcAGTTGGGTTCTAAGGGAAGCACAGTTTTCATATGCGTAATGTTACACACTAATGGATCTACAGTACCCCTTCGCAACTAAGCCCACATAATTTACAGAATTTTAGGATCAAACTCGACTCATGTGAGAACCAGCCGTCGTTATCGCCACCACCCCTTTCCGACTGGTTGAAGAAGGTCCGCTACAAAATCTCGCAAGTCGAACTGCAGACTTCAGCTGCGTCACCGTACTACAACGTGTAGCAGTTCAAAcattctcttgtcttgaaatctcggcatattctgtttatttatatttcagaGAGAATACGCCGAGCTTTCAAGACAAAACTTTTCACACTTTACTATTACACTATTACAACGTGTAGTGTTTTTACGAGACGGGCTTGTATAAAATAAGTATTTGTAGAGCTTTACGATCTCTAAGTAGAACGTGTTTTAGAATAATGTGTTACGGACTAGTCGTGCCAAAACTTTGATGATTGTCCTTCGATATGTGTGCAATAAAGATGACTGCATTTAGTTCCAAATAACTTGTGCTTGCAGCAATTTCCGGTGCTATTTTATGAACTCTTTCACAAACGTTTTCCCTAAATTGTTGATGATGAGTTAAAGAAAGGTGAGTGTACCAAGACTACTTTAAGTGATCCACATCACTGCATTCTTCTCTCATGGTTTGCAAAAGTTCCAACTACGTAAGTATTAAAACCTACAGAATAAGAATGCGAAGCCTAGAATTATAGCAGTTGCATAATATTGGCCAGCATGGATAAACCACCGACCCGGAACAAATTCAATCCGTGATTGTCAAAGAAGATAAATTTTCAGCACCTTCGCACGAGAGGATGAGCCACTAGTAATGTAGACGACAGAAGCTAAACAACAAGCTCCTTAGCACTATTCATTGCAAGTTCATCTACATACAGCTGTCGTCGAACGTGTTGTGTCGACATGACTCGTTACGTCGCGATGTTACGATGGCGTCGATATGCTTCCTAGAGTTccgtttcttcgtttttttttctttttttttcttttgagcaCTGTTTGACTGAGGCTGCGCAGTCGTAACTTATTCTTCTTCGTtagttttgtagtttttctcctggtcttttttttttcttatttcgctGTGAGAGAGCCTCTAAGACCTCAACTTGCAGGAATTGGATTTTTGCCTCTTTGTGATTGTTCATCGTAGGCGCTGTTACGACTACACCCACGAATGGTAGTGCTAATCACGCGAAAAAGTTCCAGTTCTTCCGAAATAAAACCTTAAGCGCTCTCTACCGGCGGAGCAAACGGTAAAACTAAGAAGAAAAGGGCTTTTCAAAACTTTACAGTCCTATTCAAGTCCTACTACATGAAAAAAGCATTAAGAattaccaagagaaaaaacaagcgAAAAGAAGATCTTACGATAAAACGTCATAGTACCATCGAccaattataatattattaatatcacaccctgattccggaggaaagcctggtacggtagcggcaggtaggacggggttgcaggagtcatgtacgctaccaaaacggaaaaggactaggatggcgatctgcaCTTATAatcacgtacgcttgcatcggaagcggccatcgaagatctgatgatgcaagccaagaagatcaagtacgacgtcatcggactgaccgagacgagacgacgtcactctctcaacgccgtatatgaaactggagaagaagtgttcttaggaacatgcgacagtagaggtgttggtggagttggcgtcctcgtcaacacgagtatggcaaagaacatcgactctttcgaacaacttacgacccgaaccggacgtctgcggatgagaagatgtggtccaacaccagctttgactaccCTCGTCGCTTATGCTCCAACAtaaagctacgaagaagaagaagtcgaagcctTCTATATGGaactggagaagttctaccgagaagatcatgccttctacaaagtaataattgacgatttcaacgctaacgttggcccaagaagaacgcctgaggaacctcacatcgggacccatgGCCTACcatggaatgaacagggggaGAGTTCattatgacgactaagaccatccatggaaacacgcaattccagaagcgccctctctacgctggacgtgggagtcacccggcgGAGGGTACCGtgatgaaatagaccacaccatcgtcaataaaaggttctgcctgacggacttcgctgttgtaccaaggttctatacgggatcggaccatcgcctccttcgaggaagattttcgttcacaaggagagcagttcagagagagaaatcccaggactaccatcaactgggatctcttcgctacgctagccggcttttgggaagattccgcaatgaacaacatcgacgaggaatacgaccggcttgttgaacaccttcacgactgcgcaaagaaggctgagagttctagaaccaccaagagacgcctgtctcttgaaactcttgagctgatacgccagcgtggagcagcaggagccgcagggaaccaagaactcacgtccgagctcgcaaggctttgcagagaggcgataaaggaagaccttaaagagagaaaagcagaAGTACTgtctgaagctgcagaggcagggaaaagcatccgctatgcctcgagacttcgccagtcgcaagatgaggatgactgctctccggaacccaaagggaacaacttttacatcgagaagggggatggagaaaatcatctacttcttctactctgatctctttgaCAGTCATGTCCACTTGCCATCTGAGgcaagacggacatgtcattccagaggttctcccgtccgaaataccacatgctatcatgtcggtaacaAATCGtacggtcccgacagaataagaccagaacacctgaagaaccttccgccagtactcatcaacaccctgacGAGGCTCTTTGCACGTTACCTGTcgaaatgcaaggttcctaaacagtggaagaccagcaagaccgtgttgttgtataagaacggagatccacatgacatcggcaactatcgtccaatctgcctactgtccgtcatctacaagctctttacaagagtaatccttaattggattgaaaaagtcttggatgaagggcAGCCAttcgagcaagcagggtttcgaaaaggattcagcacgattgaccacattcacactgcttcgaaactcatcgaggtatcacgagagtacaagatgccgctctgtctcaccttcatcgacttgaagaaggccttcgactcagttgagacggaagcggtcgtggaagccttggacaaccaaggcgcccctactcagtacataaaggtacttcgagagttgtacagtaaattcacgaccggaatttcgccattctacaagaacgtcatcattgacgtgaagaggagagtacgacagggtgatacaatttcaccgaaaatattcacagccaccctcgagaacgcaatgcgaaagttggaatgggacgacatgggagtgaaggttgatggtcggcagctacaccattcgcgctttgctgatgacatcgtactgataacacctagcatcagctaAGCGGAACGAAtcctgaccgaattcgacgaaacatatggatgcatcggtcttcagctgaatttacaaaagatgatgttcatgcggaacggatgggtctcggatgccccattcacgctcaacggaacgaacatatccgaatgcaccagctacgtttatctgggtcgggaactgaacatgatgaacgacctgatcgccgagctgggcaggaggagacgagcggcttggggagcatacaagagcatcgagggtgtagtgaagaagagcaGGAACACCCTATATCCACTTGTATATGTATGTCGTACGATTTAGATAGGAAGTCCTTAGAATAGCAGCGGAGTAGAGTGACTAGCATGCACTTCCAGTAGCAATCGTGTTATGATCTCATCAAAACTACCCTCCTTGTGGTTTCCTCGTTTCACCACTGAAACCCACACTATTCGGGGTGCACtgttacaaaaaataacattaaatGATAGGAAGAGCTAACCTCATGGAACACATGCACTAATCCTTAAATAGAAACAACTAGAGAAACAACTGATGCTAGTATAAagtcataaaggataaagtcactggcgtatcaatccaaatgcgtcaacgcgttttgctggaattcgtaatcgatgaggttttggaacgcgtgttggcctatacaatgacttgcgggggacAATacaaaggcttggtttgcactagggcggtttcgaaccctcgaccgtgtggctacaacggacctctgaccgactgcgccacacccgccctgaTGCTTGTATagtatatatatcatgatatataataacgagcttagtccgtgtatgtgtgtgtatgtttgtttgtttgtttgtttgtttgtctgtgtgtcacgaaattcgaaaaagggtgcgacgggtccacccagcgtcggattggtgcgctatggtcatatagctataaaatgggttgcgacgggtccaccggcgccagatacctgtagaagggggtgcgacgagtccaacggtgccagattgctataatatgaggtgcgacggatccaccggcgtcggtagacccggtcattggagcgcaataaattagtgtgcaCGACGCAAAAGGtgaatggttgcagccgtttcatagccgtaaccacttggcgctttgctcttcacctttatgactactcccgtgtgcctatttccttcttctttcgcctcaagtttgtagcatacTATTGTCAGAaactggctgcttaaatagaagcaaaatgtttatgtgatttgacgtggaacattatctttatcagtaggatgatgtctttcacgttattttatgttaaaacatcattctgtgataactattgggggaaaacaggaagaacactgatacttcgagtaatgctttcaaattgtatctatattattctggcatcgaaggagtgtttgtagctgatgatcgaatattctccaaatgtagaattgacgcgtttggaaggaaaactccgtaacctttcgccttaatttataatataaagaaaagaaggaaagcgtggttaaaaaaacaaatctaattttacagaaaacaccactactattaactttcattgatcagtgaaggggagccaagctaaaatcaccgaaagtctgaagtccggctttagccggacattcagactggtatatatatatatatatatatatatatatatatatatatatatatatatatatatatatatatagtatatgcTAGTATAACATAGTATTTATTAGTCGCATGTCACACAAGGGCACTCCCAGTTCTTTTCGTTCTGCTCATCGATACGTTTACATATTAATAAATGTTTGTGAGCTTGTGCTATACATTACTACCACACACCACGAATACGTCAGGCTCAGtcgaaaagcgaaaaaagtgagCCTTCATTATCGCCACTTTCTGCTCCAGTGAAGACATGTGTCCCAGTGCGAACTATCCCTGTTTTTCAGGGACACCGTATCTCATGCGGCAAAACTTCCCGGTGGCCTAAACGTTGCCATTTCACTCTAGAACGTGTGTTCCATGCATTCACTCTCATCTTCGCATCCACTGAAATTTCGGAATTCGTTAGGTTCTGAAGTATGTATATATGCAGTACTGTTATGGAGTCTGTTTCTAGATTGGGTAGAAGGGTCGGAATGATCTTCGTAAAAACCCTCTCGGGTCGGACATTGACCCTCGAAGAGGGCAATGTCTTGGACGTCAAGTCTCGTATTGAAGCCCTTGAAGGACTCAGTGCGGAGGACCAGAGACTGATATTCGCTGGTGAGTTGTTAATTAATTCTCAGCTGCAACTGAGTGGTGGAGTTCTTTCTTGTATGTCTTTTTTGCTGAATCCCGAGAAGGCCAGAAATGGCTTTTGAGGACGGACCCAGCTCTCGTCATTTCATGATTCGCTAACATTTAGGTCGTCAGCTGGAGGATGATGACGAGGTGGAGCCATATTCGACACTTCATCTGTCTTTGAGGTATGCAGTTCTATAGATTCTATGTGAGCTTCTAGCAATGATGAttactctttttatttcacgGTGTCCAGGCCTCTGAGAGTCACGTGACTGAGGTTGTGAGTACTCTGAGCTAGAAACCTGTACCTTTGCACGTCAAGTATAACTCTGAGTGGGAGCATTAAACCATTTCATTCTATGCATTTTCCAGACTTCTTGGTGGAgctaaaaagagaaagaagaaggtatACACCACTCCCAAAAAGATCAAGCACAAGAGAAAGAAGGTCAAGCTCGCTGTCTTGAAGTACTACGAGGTcggttttttcattttatatacttttttttattagcgATGATGATCGTTATTTTCACTGGTGTCCAGGCCTCTGAGAGTCTCGTGATTGACACTATGAGTATCTGAGCTAGATTTCTTAGTTATGTTTGGCTTGTTTAAACCTTGTCCTTGTGTTTTTATGATGTTCTTACGGTTCAGGTAGACGAAAACGGTAAAATCAGGCGTCTACGCAAGGAATGTCAGTCCCCATCATGTGGAGGAGGCGTTTTCATGGCTGCCCATGAGAACCGATACTATTGTGGACGATGCCATGATACCCTTGTTGTAGAAGAACCCGTTGTTACCTCTAAAGGCAAAGGTGGCAAGGGAAAGAagtaattgttgttgttaataaagtttgttactTTGcctcttgttgttgtttgtgttgAAGGCTTCTTGAGGATTCTTATTGTGAACCTTATGCAGTAGTAACAGCACGATGTGGGGAAAATGTCGTTGGGcggggcactcagtggtgctcttatttcccgaagctttaacttactttttctcttagtaacttaagtttacttattgtcatagatcctctaagactaatgcttaggccttagagccacattgatttgattatttacctcaagaaataagggcgtAGTTGAGTGCTCCCCTTCCTACCCCAACGACGCTTTACCCGACTATGTATATGGGAAGAGCAAAACATTGTTCTGGAGTGCTAGTTagaaatgtaataataatacactGTCAACAAGTAGTATCTGGCTTAGCTTAGGAATTAGAATACGTGAAATAGAGTTCCTCCGCTGATCTGAGCGTTCGTATAGTATTGGTAATATCGCAATTTCACATGTCTGTTATAAAACTAGTTGCAAAGAATTAAAGTTGGGGACGTTACAATTGTTGGTAAGTATGTCAATTGTCAGCttaagcttaaaggcatcaccccacgaatctgaggtgttgcagatttcaggtggagtattcgtatacgggatgggagactacgaagagggggtgattccgttggtttcttcctaattgccgtaaaaaacggcccggaagatacggcttcaggcgtttcggcgcactattttctacaagaggttcgattggagcgcgccagccttgtgcggcgccgcatcttccgggccgttttttacggcaattaggaagaaatggacggaatcacccactctccgtagtctcccatcccgtatacgaatactgcacctgaaatctgcaccacctcagattcgtggggtgatgcctttaaggacggGAGGTATTTAATTGGATAGGGTGGCACGTATGAGTAAAGAATATTTCTTCAGTGGTTCTGCATCCCTTCAAGAAAACTGTTGTGTATCTGTTCCTTAAGAGATCATATAATGCTAACTGAATGTACGATAAGCGCTATTAGAACTTCTGTTTCCGTCTTTTTCAGGTAAATGATTGAACTCCaaatcatgaagaaagataTGGAATTCATATGCTTCGAGTCCTGCACTTCTATGGTGCACTTCATTGCCTTCTTTCACAAATAGTGCAGGCACGAGAGgctatgtatagtcgggtcaaaacgacgtgaagctcgcTGcttttgcgtaagcggttgcactcgaagaGGTGAGGCGGAACATAGGGTCTAGGATCTGGACCATCCTTGCTGACACTATTCCTCGCTGTAtttcgcgacggtcccacttcgattctaaccgctatctccacagcgccgcttcgaacacaGCTTACGAAACTGCAACTtccttcatgttgttttgatctgactataACGTGACGATATCACAGATAGAATCAGATCATAGAATgaatgacttgtggtgcaaCTGCATTCAAAGTGGTGCGAACGGTTGCTGGGCCttctatagtcgggtgaaaacgacatgaaattcGGTGCAATTGCGGCACTTGAATGTggagcggttgcgatcgaaggGGACCTTCGCCAGAAGCAGTAATCGCTCTATTCCCAATAaacgcagcagcttacgcaactgcactgagcttcatgtcgttttgatctgaccGTAGCAGGATGAGAACAAGCAAGGGTCCCTTCGCGAGCGCTATTTTCATTACAACTCACGTCATTTGCACTTGACAATTGACAAATTCCAAAGAATGTGACTGACGTTGAACTTTGAGCCATATAAACATAACTGACACATCAAACGAGAATGCAGTGACATAATTCCTAAGACAGAAGACCTGCGGATCGCACGTGTAATTCACACAGTATTTGAGGGGATGCTCTCACAATGTTTGAATCAGAATTAAAGTTACCCCAGAGTTATCTGTGTCGGTAATATTCTATTCATCCAATATTGACTATTCTTGATTATTGCCTATCTAAAGAAGGTACTGAAACAGACGACAAGCCTAAGAATCCATGGTTACACTAGAAAAGACACAATATTCACTAATTCTAAGGTCTCTCATAGGCGAATAGCGAGTAAAATGTAGGAAGGGGAgggacactcagtggcgcccttatttctcgaagtaagtaattaaatcaatcggagCCTTGAAGCCTAAACatcagtcttagaggatctatgacatttaagctaaagttactaagaaaaaagtaaggtagagcgtcgagaaataaggacaCCACCGAGTGCCCCCTACATTTCCCCCGAATGACTAACTTCTCCCTCGGATGTTAGTTttggttctaaaaaaaatttcgaaaatatgaGCCTTCACGCTAGGCCCCACTCCTTCAGACGCAGTTGCACACCAAAGACTGGATGAAGTGTTGTCTGAAATAACTGCCACCCTATATCATGTTCTTTTGCTCCTGGATTATTTGGAGCCTCAAACCAACTCATAATCGTTCTGTGAGATAAATCACAAAACCTGCAAATCCCCAACATTCAAAACTGTTCCACAGTTGGATTCACCGTCGCATccagttcgattggagcgcaatGAAGCTCACCTCCGCCGATCTTCGTTGTActcgtgtattttttttcttcttctggttTTACTCTGCCGTTTACTTCCGAGAATGTTGTTACATGAATCACACGCACCTCTCTCATGTGTTAATGATGAAAATGCTGTTTTAGGTCCATTAAATACTTCTTGATTGGTACAAAATGGGTAAAAAGGTCAAAATTGGAAAACAGCGTCGGGACAAATACTACAAATTGGCAAAGGAAGCAGGTTGTTGCTgttctatttctttattcttttatcatTGTTTTTTAAACATGACATATTATTTTCACTCTTCATCCACtactttgtggattttttctgtgttttagGTT
This window of the Necator americanus strain Aroian chromosome III, whole genome shotgun sequence genome carries:
- a CDS encoding hypothetical protein (NECATOR_CHRIII.G11870.T1); its protein translation is MMQAKKIKYDVIGLTETRRRHSLNAVYETGEEVFLGTCDSRGVGGVGVLVNTSMAKNIDSFEQLTTRTGRLRMRRCGPTPALTTLVAYAPT
- a CDS encoding hypothetical protein (NECATOR_CHRIII.G11871.T1), with protein sequence MNNIDEEYDRLVEHLHDCAKKAESSRTTKRRLSLETLELIRQRGAAGAAGNQELTSELARLCREAIKEDLKERKAEVLSEAAEAGKSIRYASRLRQSQDEDDCSPEPKGNNFYIEKGDGENHLLLLL
- a CDS encoding hypothetical protein (NECATOR_CHRIII.G11872.T1), with the protein product MEKIIYFFYSDLFDSHVHLPSEARRTCHSRGSPVRNTTCYHVGNKSYGPDRIRPEHLKNLPPVLINTLTRLFARYLSKCKVPKQWKTSKTVLLYKNGDPHDIGNYRPICLLSVIYKLFTRVILNWIEKVLDEGQPFEQAGFRKGFSTIDHIHTASKLIEVSREYKMPLCLTFIDLKKAFDSVETEAVVEALDNQGAPTQYIKVLRELYSKFTTGISPFYKNVIIDVKRRVRQGDTISPKIFTATLENAMRKLEWDDMGVKVDGRQLHHSRFADDIVLITPSIS
- a CDS encoding hypothetical protein (NECATOR_CHRIII.G11873.T1); translation: MSTCHLRQDGHVIPEVLPSEIPHAIMSNLPPVLINTLTRLFARYLSKCKVPKQWKTSKTVLLYKNGDPHDIGNYRPICLLSVIYKLFTRVILNWIEKVLDEGQPFEQAGFRKGFSTIDHIHTASKLIEVSREYKMPLCLTFIDLKKAFDSVETEAVVEALDNQGAPTQYIKVLRELYSKFTTGISPFYKNVIIDVKRRVRQGDTISPKIFTATLENAMRKLEWDDMGVKVDGRQLHHSRFADDIVLITPSIS
- a CDS encoding hypothetical protein (NECATOR_CHRIII.G11874.T1), with amino-acid sequence MMFMRNGWVSDAPFTLNGTNISECTSYVYLGRELNMMNDLIAELGRRRRAAWGAYKSIEGVVKKSRNTLYPLVYGHRISCGKTSRWPKRCHFTLERVFHAFTLIFASTEISEFVRLGRRVGMIFVKTLSGRTLTLEEGNVLDVKSRIEALEGLSAEDQRLIFAGRQLEDDDEVEPYSTLHLSLRLLGGAKKRKKKVYTTPKKIKHKRKKVKLAVLKYYEVDENGKIRRLRKECQSPSCGGGVFMAAHENRYYCGRCHDTLVVEEPVVTSKGKGGKGKK
- a CDS encoding hypothetical protein (NECATOR_CHRIII.G11874.T2); the encoded protein is MHSLSSSHPLKFRNSLGRRVGMIFVKTLSGRTLTLEEGNVLDVKSRIEALEGLSAEDQRLIFAGRQLEDDDEVEPYSTLHLSLRLLGGAKKRKKKVYTTPKKIKHKRKKVKLAVLKYYEVDENGKIRRLRKECQSPSCGGGVFMAAHENRYYCGRCHDTLVVEEPVVTSKGKGGKGKK